ACAAATATTTCCATAAATAGAAATCGACAAAAACAGAGCCCGTGATTCCCTCACCGCAAGGACTCCACAGTTGTCCTTTCGAAAAGGACACCGAGACGGATTGTCAACGAGGGAAACGCACGGGCCATTATTAGAATTTAGTTACAATAACATTTTGTCGGTAATTTTTCCGGATTTTTTGGGAATACGCCATCTGTAAAGACATTTTTTACAATGTTTTTCGCCACTTTACCGCATTTCAGTACGACGCGGCAAACCTTTTTCGCGGCGTTTCCGTTTATTGGAGTTCGTCGGCGTAAAAAGGTTCCAGTCGCTGACGCAACGTGAGATTTTCCGGAACATCCCGCTCTTCGGCAAGTTGCTGGAACTTCTCTTGCGCCGCGATCGGATTCTCCGCGGCGATCGTTTTGACGTAGCTTCCGTCCGGCTGCATCACATGCGCTTTCTGGTTATCGTCCAGCTGAATTTGCAAGAGCTCGCGCAAACGACGGCGATGCGTTTCCGATTCGATCGGCACCATCAGTTCCACACGGTCATTCAGGTTACGCGGCATCCAGTCAGCGGAGCTGATATAGACTTCCGGTCGACCGCCGTTGGCAAACCAAAAGACGCGGCTGTGTTCAAGGAAGCGTCCGACCAAGCTTCGCACGCGAATATTTTCACTGACCCCTTTGATGCCCGGCTTCAATACGCAAATACCGCGCACGATGCAATCGATCTGCACGCCGGCCCGAGAGGCTTCATACAATTTCAAAATGATTTCACGATCCAAAAGCGAATTCATCTTCACGATCATCCGCGCCGGTTCGCCTTTTTTGGCAAACGCGATCTCGCGCTCAATGAGCTCGAGGGAACGCCGGCGTAAATCCATCGGCGCCACGATAAATTTATGCCATTGCGGCGGATCGGAATAGCCGGACAGGAGGTTGAAGAAATTGCCGGCATCGATGCCAAAAAGGTCGCTCGCCGTAAAAATGCCGCAGTCGGTATACAGTTTCGCGGTTTTACCGTTATAGTTGCCCGTTCCGACATGCACGTAACGACGAATCCCGTCCGGTTCGCGACGAATGACGAGCGTGCATTTCGAGTGCGTTTTCACGCCTTTCAAGCCGTAAATAACATGCGCGCCGGCCTGCTCCAGGCGACGCCCCATCAAAATATTATTTTCTTCATCAAAGCGCGCTTTGACTTCCATCAGCACCGTCACCTGCTTGCCGTTTTCGGCGGCCGTCGCCAGAGCATGCACGATTTTGGAGTCCGAACTTACGCGATACAGCGTCTGCTTAATCGCGAGCACGTGCGGATCTTTCGCCGCGTCGCTGACAAACTGCTCCACGGTCGCAAAGGACTCGTACGGCACGTGAATAAAAAGATCATGATTGCGAATTTTAGCGAACAGATCTTCGCCTTTGGTCGTGAGCACCGAGTACGAGCGGCGCGGGCGCACCGGCACGTAGCGCAGGTGGTCGAACCCGGCGATGCCGGCCAGCGAAAAGAACTGCGTGACATCAAGCTTGCCGTTGATATCATAAATATCTTCTTCCGTAAGCGACAACTCATCGCGCAAAAATTCGCGCAACGGCGTCGCTTTACCCGCTTCAAATTCCATCCGTACGGCGGCGCCGCGACGGCGGCGTTTTAACGATTTTTCCACTTCATCGAGAAGGTCTTCCGCGCCTTCCTCGTCGATATCGAGGTCGGCATCGCGCGTGATGCGGAAAACGCGGGCATCCATAATGGTATGTCCCTGGAAAAACGCGTCCGCGCGTTTGCGCAGCACGTCCTCCAGCCAGACGAATTCACGCCCGCTCGCCGTTTGGTATTCGCCCGGAATTTCAATCAGTCGGGGCAAGACGCTCGGCACCGGCAAAATCGCTGTGCGGACATCGTCCGGACTGCCGTTCGGATGCAGCATGACCGCCAAATTCAGACTGCGACTCATCAAAAACGGGAATGGATGACTCGCGTCAACGGCCAGCGGCGTGACCACCGGATAAATCGTGCGGTCAAAATATTCATTCAGCCAGTAGGACTGGTCGGGAGTCAGCTCCTCCGGCGTGTACAGGCGCAATCCCTCTTCATAGAGCCCCGCCAGCACATCATGCAAATACCGATACTGACGCGCCACATGCTGTTTGCACTTGCGCGAAATCGCCGTCAGCTGTTCCGCGGGCGTCATATTGGCGTTGTCGCGCCGATCAATGCCGCCGGCTCGCTGATGCATGAGTCCCGCCACGCGAATCATGAAGAATTCATCCAAATTGGAACCCGTGATCGCGATGAATTTCAATTTTTCGAGCAGTGGATTGTTCGGATCCACCGCCTCTTCCAAAACGCGTTCATTGAAACTTAACCAGCTCAGTTCCCGATTCAAAAAATAACGGTGGTCCAACTCGGGCGTCTCTTGTGTCCGTGCAGAATCAGTCATTGCGGTCTCCTTTCCAGTGTCGCATCCAGCCCGAAAACATCCGTAAATAATTTGGTTTCTTCGGCAAATGTCCATTCTTCCAAAAGGGTGTTCGTATTGGCTTTCGCATCATAATAAATCACCAAACTACCGCGGCGCAAAAAGGCTTCGACGTTATAGAGCTTACGCTGTTCGCCCTTATCCAGCGCGTCCGCCAGCCGCAGTACGGCGACGAGTTTCAAAATCACCATCTTGACCCCTTCGGGCAAGCGCCGGAACGGTTCATCTTCATCGCTCGGACGGCCTTTGTAATTGTAGTACGCAACGACCGCGACCAGTTCTTTTTCCAAATCCGTCAGACCGAATAAGTCCGTGCCCATGATGATGTGGTACGTATGCACGCTGTTTTGGCGCAAGTTCACAAAGCGCCCGATCTGATGCAGGAATACCGCCATTCGCAAGAGGTACGTATCCCGTTCATCCAAGCCGTGCACCGGACGCAGCGCTCGCATCAAAATGACGACATACTCCGCGACCGTTTCCAAATGCATGATGTTGCCGCCGTAGCGCGCCGCCATCGTCTTGGCGAGCTCGAGATGCTGCTCGCGCAAAAAGGTAAGCGCCGGCTCGTCGGTCGTGCGCGCGCCGTAGTAAAGCATCGCGCCGTAAAGAAACGTCGTCGACATCATCAACAAACGTTGCGGCTGCACATGCGTAAAGATCTGCGCGTAAAGGTGCAGCGTCGGCAATAATTTTTCCGCTTCATCGGCGGTGAAACCGTACGCGTGCTCGAGAGTCGTCGCCGTACGAGTCTTTGCGCTCTGAAACACGCGGAAAAAACGTTCCGGCGAAACGATGCGCATCGCTTGCTGCGTAGTAAAGCCCATCATCCGAGCGACCAGTCGCGATTCACGGCCGGACAAAACGACATTATCGATCTCGTATTGCCCCAGCATCGGCCAAATCGGTTCCAAAATGCGCTCGAGAAATTCATTTAACACTTTCGGGAAATCATAACTGTCCCGCTGCGCGCGGCGGAACGATTCCAACACGCGCAACGTGCCGATATGAACGTTCTGCTGGTATTTCAAGGTGTCTTTTTGCCAGATCGTCAGTCCCACCGCGCTGGAGGTAATATCCACATACAGTGTCGTCCCCGCGGCGGCATCGGCATTATGCGTCAATGCATAATGCAACGCGTAATGCTTATAAAAAATTTCCTGCGGCATATCGAGAATTTCGACGGAAAGTCCCGTATGCACGCGGATCAAATCCAAAATCATGCGGCTGTTTTTCGCTTCCCGTAAAACCGCCGTCGCATATACCACGACTTCTTCGACTTCGTAATCCGCCAGAATCCGTCGAAAACCGTTAATCATCCGAACCATTTGCCGGATCGAAGTGAAGGACAACTCGCCTTGCGTGAAAACTTCTTCCCCGAAGCCCGCCGCGCGTCTCGCTTCCTGTACGATCGTGACGTCGTCCGGACCGCCGTAATCGACGATCAAAAGTGACAGCCCTACCGAGCCGATATGAACGACGCCGTACATTCGTTTTTGTTTGCCGATCATGCCCTATTCCTCTCTTTTCTGTGGTACTTTTATTATAGCCCATTTCGCCGGGAAAAGCGGGCACGCCTCCTTGCCTTAACGAAGTTTTTACATAATAAAACGGCGCTGTTTTCTTTTGCATGCGCCTTTAAAATTCGCTACAATAAAAGCAAGAGAACGGGAAGGGACTGAGTATTTTGTTATGGGATGAAGATTACCGCGCCGAGCAGGTCGGCCTGATCGACCTGGGTTCGAACTCCGCGCGCATGGTTGTGATGGCGATCGAGCCGAATGACGCGTACCGGCTTGTCTATCAGGATAAGCAGCTGGTCCGCTTGAGTGAAGGAATGCAGGCCGCGGGCCGTCTCACCGAAGCGGCCATGGCAAGAACCCTTGCCGCGATGCAAAACTTTTCGCATACCGCCGAACTGCTCGGCGTCGAGAAGATGTTGGCCGTTGCCACCGCGGCCATGCGCAGCGCGGATAACGGCATTTTATTTCGCGATGAAATCGAATCCAAAACCGATATTCCGCTCACGATCATCAACGGTCGCGAAGAAGCGCGTCTCGGCTATTTAGGCGTCATCAACACATTGCCATACGAAGATTTCGTGCTCTTTGACCTGGGCGGCGCCAGCACCGAAGTATCCTTGGTGCGCAATCGACGCTTAAAAGAGACGATGAGCCTGCCGCTCGGTTCGCTCACGCTGACGGAAAAATTCGGCACGCAGGACGAAGTCAGCGCCAAAACGCTCAAAGCGATGGGCAGCTATATTAAGAAAATATTGCGCCGTCTGCCCGGCATCGAAAATACGAAACTGCCTCTGATCGGTATTGGCGGCACGGTGCGTAATTTGGCAAAAATCCATCAACGTCTGATCTCCTATCCCATTCCCAAACTTCACCACTATACGATGGCGCCGGACGCCATTTACGACATGACGGAAATGCTCGCGAGCCGCAACTTCAAAGAACGCACGCAGATCTCGGGGCTCGGCCGCGATCGCGCGGACATCATCACCGCCGGCGCGTTTTTGATTCAAACCTTACTGCAATTCACGGGCGCAGAACAACTCATTATCAGCGGCAACGGCTTGCGCGAAGGATTGTTCTTCAACTATTACGCCATGACGCGTCGCCAGGGGCAGCACTTTCCCGAAAGCCTGCTGCGGCAAAGCGTGGAAAACTTCCGCAATACGCTCCCGCTCGGGAACGAAGAGCAAATGCAGTACATCACGAAAATGGCATTGAAACTGTATGACGGCCTGCAACCCCTGCACGCTTTCCCCGCCCGCTATCGGGAATGGCTGGAAACGACCTGCCGTTTACACGATGTCGGCATGATGATCAACTACTACAGCCACGCGCAGCACAGCGCTTACATCATCGCGAACTCGCCGGTGTACGGACTCACGCATCGCGAGCAGGCGACTTGCGCGCTCATCGCCGCGTTTCAAGACGGCATCTCCAATAAATTGCGCCGCTTCGCCCAGTTCGCGAAACTGCTGACCGAAGAGGATCTGACCGTCGTCAAGCAACTTTCCACCCTGCTCGCGATCGTCAAAGCCTTTGACGCGACCTACGATGAAAGCGTCACATCGCTCGCCGTCTCGCAGCCGGACGAAACGCACGCGGTGCTGCATCTTACCGCCCGCTCTGTCAGCGATATTCCGCTGATCAACGCGAACATCGCGCCCCATATTAAAGAATGCAATGAAGAGTATCCCTTTACCCTCAGCGTCGAATGGGATAACGCCGACAAAACGCCGGAGCCATACGATACATCCGCGTAAATCAAAGCAATAAAAAAAGAGACCGTACGGTCTCTTTTTTATTTAGATCGCCGTCCAACCGCCGTCAATGCAAAGCAGCTGGCCGGTAGTGAAGCTCGAAGCATCGGAGGCGAAATAAATCACCGCGCCGTCCAGTTCACCCGGTCGACCGCCGCGTCCCATCGGCGAATACGTCGCGAGAACATCTTGAAACGCTTGCGTTTGAAATGCTTTTTCCGTCATATGCGTGTCAAAATAACCCGGTCCGATCGCATTGACCGTGATACCGTGTTTCGCCCATTCCACCGCCAACGCTTTGGTCAGCATTTTCACGCCGCCTTTGGCCGCGCTGTATGCGGAAAGATAAGCGGGTTTCATCGCTACTTCCGAATGGATTGAGCCGAGGTTGATAATTTTACCGTATTCCTGCTTCAACATCTGTTTGCCCACCGCGCGCGCCACATAGTATACGCCGTCCAGATTCGTGCCGAGCACTTTGCGCCAATCCTCCGTCGACTGCTCCGCCGCCGGCACACTCGCTCCGACGCCTGCGTTATTCACCAAAATATCGATGCGCTGATATTGTGCGACAACCTCTGCCACCGCCTGCTCGATGCTTTCCGGCGACATGACGTCCATCACCACATAGGACGCTTCCGCGCCGAGTTCTTTCAGCGCCCGCACCGTCTCCTGCAGTTTTTCTTTCCGCCGCGCGGCGACCACCACCGTCGCCCCTTGGCGAGCCAGTGCCTTAGCCAATTGAATGCCAAGGCCGGATGAACCGCCCGTAACGAGCGCAATTTTACCGCTTAGGTCAAAATAATTTTTCATCTCGCACCTCCGAGTACTGTGTTCTGTATTTATACTACCATATTTCCCTTATCCACATGGATTCAATCCGTTGCCGGTCGGATTCCGTCTTTACGTCATGGCCAAACGTAGTCAGCGCGGTAGGCATTTCACCGCCCGTTGCATACAGTTTCCGCGCTCGACGGGTACCGTCTTTACGATTCTTTGCACGCTCTCTCCTTTCGCGCAACAAAAAACCGCCTCAGCGTTTCGCTTTAGCGGCTTTTAATACATCAGAGATAAACAATACGCCACCGATGACGTGCAATCGTTTTCCAGTATGTACTCATTTATTTTCCCTTTTTTAGGAGCTTCACGTCTTCTTCATAGCCATCTCTTGTAACTTCGTTTCCCTCGCGCTCGAAGTATGCTTCCACCTCTTCATCGCTCAAGTTCTCCCAATAATATCTAAATTTGTCTACAACTATTGTTCTGTATTCTTCATAACTTACACTCCGGCACCTCCTCGGCTCGCTTTAGCGGCTTTTAATACATTAAGGATAAACAATACGACACCGATGCGGGGCAACCATTTTCCAGTATGCGCTCAGTGATTCTTCCCTCTTTTAATTTCTCCACATCTTCCTCATAACGATCTTTCGTGATTTCGTTTCCCTCTCGCTCGAAGTACGCTTCCACCTCTTCATCGCTCAAGTCCTCCCAATAATATCTGAATCGCTTTACAACTATTGCTCTGTACTCTTCATAGCTAATCACTCCGGCACCTCCTCGTTTCTATATTTCATCGTCAAGTCGTATACTTTAGCGGTCTTTATTTCATTCTATGTTTTGCCAACAACTTCTCCCGTCGCCCGATTGATTCAGCCGTTCGCGCGCTCTTTATATATTAAATTATACCTTTTTTAATGCTTTTTCAAGACGCTCATATCGCAAGCATGATGCTTCGCATTACGCGCTCCCGCCAACCGTCGTTGAAACGGTTTTTCCCTAGTATCATTTAAGTTAAAACCTCTCTATCCGTATGAGTAGAAAGCGAAATAAAAAAACAGATGCGCAACCGTCGGGCATTATTAATTACCTAAACAGTTTCCCAATGATTGCAAAATCTGAGCCACAAAAAAAGAGACGACCTTGTCGTCTCTTTTTATTTTGCTTTGCTTTATGCTTCGGCTGCCGCTTCTGCCGCTTGGTCAGCGCTTTCTTCGGCGTTTTCCGCAGGCGTTTGCGGTTTGTCTTCCGCAAGGCTGATGTTGCGATAGCGGGACATGCCCGTACCGGCCGGAATCAGTTTGCCGATGATGACGTTTTCTTTCAGACCGAGCAACGGATCGATTTTACCTTTGATCGCAGCTTCCGTGAGAACGCGTGTGGTTTCCTGGAAGGATGCGGCGGAAAGGAACGAATCGGTCGCAAGGGCGGCTTTGGTAATACCCAAGAGGATATGTTTGCCGCTGGCTTCCTTCTTTCCTTCGGAACGTAAGCGTTTGTTCTCAAGTTCCAGCAGGTTGGCTTCGACGGTATCGCCCGGCAGCATATCGGTATCGCCGGCGTCATCCAATTTAATTTTATGGAGCATTTGACGCACGATGACTTCGATGTGCTTGTCGTTAATTTCAACACCTTGCGATTTGTATACTTTTTGTACTTCGTAGACGAGGTAACGCTGGGTCGCCTGGACGCCGAGTACATGCAGAATGTCGTGCGGGTTGATCGAGCCTTCGGTCAGGCGGTCGCCTTTGGCGATGGTGTCGCCGTCTTCGACCACGATTTTCAGGCCGTACGGAATGGTTTTGGACCATTCTTCACCGCCGTCGGTAATGTGGATTTTTTGGATTTGTTTATTTTCTTCCAGCGTTTCGATCTGCACGGTTCCGCCGATTTCCGCGATAATCGCGTAGCGTTTCGGTTTACGCGCTTCGAAAAGTTCTTCAACACGCGGCAGACCTTGCGTGATATCTTCGTTCGACGCGACGCCGCCGGTGTGGAACGTACGCATCGTCAACTGCGTACCCGGTTCACCGATAGACTGCGCCGCGATGATGCCGACGGCTTCACCGACTTCGACCATGCGACCGGTTCCGAGGTTGCGGCCGTAGCACTTGCGGCAGACGCCGTGACGGCACTGGCAGGTGAGAACCGAACGAATTTTGACCGTGTCGTAGTGTTTTTCGATTTCGGCTGCGGTTTCCTCATCAATGAGCTCATTTTTCGCGATGATAAGCTCGTTGGTTTCTTTGTTGTAAAGATCTTCCGCGGTGATGCGGCCGGCGAGACGGTCGCGCAACGGTTCAATGACGCCGTCGCCTTCGACGATGGCTTCGACTTCAATACCGTCGATTTCATCCAAATGAACGACGACACGACGGGCGTCGCTGGCGAGGATTTTTTCAATCATCGCTTCGGTGAGTTTCTGTCCTTTTTGATAAAGAACTTCACCGGCAACGGTTTCCACATCTTCGACAAGTTCCTTGCCGAGCATGCGATCCACCATGTGTTTGCGCAATTTGTTGCGCAGGTTGTCTTCGGGCTGCCCCAAAGTGACCACGGTGTTTTCACTGGAGACGTGTTCGTGTTCTTCCGTGTTGGCGTACGAGCCGTGCAAAACGATTTGCGGAACCAGATGCTCGCCGATGACCTGCAAATCTTTGGCGGTAAGTTTCGTACCTTCCGCAACGAGCGCTTCACCCGTTTCCGGATCAACTACCGCGGTTTCAAGAACGCGTCCGAGCA
This genomic stretch from Negativicoccus succinicivorans harbors:
- the ppk1 gene encoding polyphosphate kinase 1; translated protein: MTDSARTQETPELDHRYFLNRELSWLSFNERVLEEAVDPNNPLLEKLKFIAITGSNLDEFFMIRVAGLMHQRAGGIDRRDNANMTPAEQLTAISRKCKQHVARQYRYLHDVLAGLYEEGLRLYTPEELTPDQSYWLNEYFDRTIYPVVTPLAVDASHPFPFLMSRSLNLAVMLHPNGSPDDVRTAILPVPSVLPRLIEIPGEYQTASGREFVWLEDVLRKRADAFFQGHTIMDARVFRITRDADLDIDEEGAEDLLDEVEKSLKRRRRGAAVRMEFEAGKATPLREFLRDELSLTEEDIYDINGKLDVTQFFSLAGIAGFDHLRYVPVRPRRSYSVLTTKGEDLFAKIRNHDLFIHVPYESFATVEQFVSDAAKDPHVLAIKQTLYRVSSDSKIVHALATAAENGKQVTVLMEVKARFDEENNILMGRRLEQAGAHVIYGLKGVKTHSKCTLVIRREPDGIRRYVHVGTGNYNGKTAKLYTDCGIFTASDLFGIDAGNFFNLLSGYSDPPQWHKFIVAPMDLRRRSLELIEREIAFAKKGEPARMIVKMNSLLDREIILKLYEASRAGVQIDCIVRGICVLKPGIKGVSENIRVRSLVGRFLEHSRVFWFANGGRPEVYISSADWMPRNLNDRVELMVPIESETHRRRLRELLQIQLDDNQKAHVMQPDGSYVKTIAAENPIAAQEKFQQLAEERDVPENLTLRQRLEPFYADELQ
- a CDS encoding Ppx/GppA phosphatase family protein, whose translation is MIGKQKRMYGVVHIGSVGLSLLIVDYGGPDDVTIVQEARRAAGFGEEVFTQGELSFTSIRQMVRMINGFRRILADYEVEEVVVYATAVLREAKNSRMILDLIRVHTGLSVEILDMPQEIFYKHYALHYALTHNADAAAGTTLYVDITSSAVGLTIWQKDTLKYQQNVHIGTLRVLESFRRAQRDSYDFPKVLNEFLERILEPIWPMLGQYEIDNVVLSGRESRLVARMMGFTTQQAMRIVSPERFFRVFQSAKTRTATTLEHAYGFTADEAEKLLPTLHLYAQIFTHVQPQRLLMMSTTFLYGAMLYYGARTTDEPALTFLREQHLELAKTMAARYGGNIMHLETVAEYVVILMRALRPVHGLDERDTYLLRMAVFLHQIGRFVNLRQNSVHTYHIIMGTDLFGLTDLEKELVAVVAYYNYKGRPSDEDEPFRRLPEGVKMVILKLVAVLRLADALDKGEQRKLYNVEAFLRRGSLVIYYDAKANTNTLLEEWTFAEETKLFTDVFGLDATLERRPQ
- a CDS encoding Ppx/GppA phosphatase family protein; its protein translation is MLWDEDYRAEQVGLIDLGSNSARMVVMAIEPNDAYRLVYQDKQLVRLSEGMQAAGRLTEAAMARTLAAMQNFSHTAELLGVEKMLAVATAAMRSADNGILFRDEIESKTDIPLTIINGREEARLGYLGVINTLPYEDFVLFDLGGASTEVSLVRNRRLKETMSLPLGSLTLTEKFGTQDEVSAKTLKAMGSYIKKILRRLPGIENTKLPLIGIGGTVRNLAKIHQRLISYPIPKLHHYTMAPDAIYDMTEMLASRNFKERTQISGLGRDRADIITAGAFLIQTLLQFTGAEQLIISGNGLREGLFFNYYAMTRRQGQHFPESLLRQSVENFRNTLPLGNEEQMQYITKMALKLYDGLQPLHAFPARYREWLETTCRLHDVGMMINYYSHAQHSAYIIANSPVYGLTHREQATCALIAAFQDGISNKLRRFAQFAKLLTEEDLTVVKQLSTLLAIVKAFDATYDESVTSLAVSQPDETHAVLHLTARSVSDIPLINANIAPHIKECNEEYPFTLSVEWDNADKTPEPYDTSA
- a CDS encoding SDR family oxidoreductase, which encodes MKNYFDLSGKIALVTGGSSGLGIQLAKALARQGATVVVAARRKEKLQETVRALKELGAEASYVVMDVMSPESIEQAVAEVVAQYQRIDILVNNAGVGASVPAAEQSTEDWRKVLGTNLDGVYYVARAVGKQMLKQEYGKIINLGSIHSEVAMKPAYLSAYSAAKGGVKMLTKALAVEWAKHGITVNAIGPGYFDTHMTEKAFQTQAFQDVLATYSPMGRGGRPGELDGAVIYFASDASSFTTGQLLCIDGGWTAI